In Mytilus trossulus isolate FHL-02 chromosome 6, PNRI_Mtr1.1.1.hap1, whole genome shotgun sequence, a single window of DNA contains:
- the LOC134723403 gene encoding apolipoprotein D-like: protein MWYIVLVAAVVTVAKAQVFGALGCPTVKPQASFDLQKYLGDWYEIYKFKANFENGQKCAHANYLLKDDGHIRVNNSGKTADGKMVQALGDLYMPDSTKPSSLKVKFASAAPYGNYVVIDTDYTNYTLIYSCTSILGISHFEFAWILGRQRTMDQALVDRLFAELKSYNVNVGHFMKEDQTGC, encoded by the exons atgtGGTACATCGTATTAGTAGCAGCGGTAGTTACTGTTGCGAAAGCACAGGTCTTTGGGGCTCTTGGATGTCCAACAGTAAAGCCACAGGCTAGTTTCGATCTCCAAAAA tatCTTGGTGATTGGTATGAGATATACAAATTCAAAgctaattttgaaaatggacaaaaatgtgCTCATGCCAACTATCTGTTGAAAGACGATGGACACATTAGAGTGAACAACTCTGGAAAAACTGC tgatGGTAAAATGGTACAAGCATTAGGAGACCTATATATGCCAGACTCAACTAAGCCATCAAGTCTGAAAGTTAAATTTGCCAGCG CTGCTCCATATGGAAATTATGTAGTTATTGATACAGATTACACCAACTACACTCTCATATACTCATGTACCAGTATTTTGGGAATCAGTCATTTTGAATTTGCATGGATTCTGGGAAGGCAGAGGACAATGGATCAAGCACTTGTAGACAGACTTTTTGCAGAACTAAAAAGTTATAATGTAAATGTTGGACATTTTATGAAGGAAGATCAAACTGGATGTTAA